DNA from Candidatus Neomarinimicrobiota bacterium:
AAAATGTCATTTCATACGGGGTATCAAGCTATGGCTACGATGTAAGACTTGCTGATGAATATCGAATACCGAAGACAAATTCAAATAAAATTATCGATCCCAAGGACAAAATATCATTACAATTTGAAGAATATAAAGGTAATTATTGCATTATTCAGCCAAATAGCTTCATTCTTGGAAAAAGTTTAGAATATTTTAGAATACCGAGAAAAATACTTGCACTCTGCTTTGGAAAATCCACCTATGCCCGAACAGGCATTATAATAAATGTGACACCACTTGAACCCGAATGGGAAGGCTATATAACAATTTCAATTTCCAACACCTCACCAAATCCTGTTCGAATTCACTCCTTTGAAGGCATAATACAGGTAATATTTATGGAAGCCGATAAAATCTGTGCTATATCTTACGCTGATAGAAGGGGTAAATACCAGGGGCAAAAAAGTATAATCACCTCAAAAGTGGAATAATTTAATGAAAATAAATGTTGCTAAAGAATCAGGTTTTTGCAGTGGTGTCGCAAGAGCCATAAAGATTGCCAAGGATTCAGTTGAAAAATATGGTAAAATATATATGCTTGGTGATATAGTTCATAATGAGCATGTTATAAGAGAACTCGAATCACTTGGCATTGTTACTGTCGATAGTCTCTCTCAAATTTTTGATAATAAGTATCCAATACTGCTGAGATCCCACGGAACTCAAGTTACTGTCCTCGAGGAAATAAATAGAAGGGGATTTAAAACAATTGATGCAACCTGTCCCCTTGTTAAAAATATTCACAAAAAGGCGGAAGAAATATTAAAAGAAGGTCGAAAACTAATAATAATCGGTGATAAGGGACATGAAGAGGTAGAGGCAATAAAAAGTATTTCTGAAAATGCCATAATAATAAATTCAATTGATGATGTTAGCAAATTACCAAAGATTATCAAGGCGGGTGTTGTAATCCAGTCAACTCAATCAATATCTTTTGTATCCGATATTATAAAGGAGCTAACAAAAATCGTTGAAGACCTGAGAGTCATAAATACAATATGTCAACCAACAAGAAATAGACAGGCACAGGTTATGGAACTAGCAAAAGAAAATGACGTTGTATTAATAGTTGGTTCAAAATCGAGTGCAAATACAAAAAGGCTCTATGAAATATCAAAAAAAATTAACGATAGAACCTACTTTGTAACAAATAAAGACGATATCAAGCTGGAGCTTATTGAAAACGCCGAAAGCATTGGCATTTCATCGGGAGCATCTACCCCGGATTTTATAATTAAGGAGATAGTAAGTAAAATTGAAAATTTTTGATTAAATTATGAAAAATTTTGAGGGTGTGAATCATGGAAAAGGGAGCATGGGAAGTAAAAGTTGGACTAGCTGAGATGTTAAAAGGTGGAGTGATAATGGATGTCACTACACCTGAACAAGCAAGAATCGCTGAAAAAGCGGGAGCGGTAGCCGTAATGGCTTTAGAAAGGATACCCGCTGATATCAGAGCCCACGGTGGTGTAGCAAGAATGTCAAATGTAAAAGTAATAAAGGCAATTCAGGATGCCGTCTCTATACCTGTAATGGCAAAATGCAGAATAGGACATTTTGCCGAAGCGCAGATATTAGAAGCACTTGGTGTTGATTTCATAGATGAGAGTGAAGTACTCACTCCAGCCGATGAAGAAAACCACATCTGGAAACACGATTTCAAAGTACCTTTTGTTTGCGGGTGCCGCGACCTCGGTGAAGCTCTCAGACGTATAGGCGAAGGCGCTGCTATG
Protein-coding regions in this window:
- a CDS encoding dCTP deaminase gives rise to the protein MPIKSDQWIIEMSRVYKMIEPFEESLISKNVISYGVSSYGYDVRLADEYRIPKTNSNKIIDPKDKISLQFEEYKGNYCIIQPNSFILGKSLEYFRIPRKILALCFGKSTYARTGIIINVTPLEPEWEGYITISISNTSPNPVRIHSFEGIIQVIFMEADKICAISYADRRGKYQGQKSIITSKVE
- the ispH gene encoding 4-hydroxy-3-methylbut-2-enyl diphosphate reductase, which codes for MKINVAKESGFCSGVARAIKIAKDSVEKYGKIYMLGDIVHNEHVIRELESLGIVTVDSLSQIFDNKYPILLRSHGTQVTVLEEINRRGFKTIDATCPLVKNIHKKAEEILKEGRKLIIIGDKGHEEVEAIKSISENAIIINSIDDVSKLPKIIKAGVVIQSTQSISFVSDIIKELTKIVEDLRVINTICQPTRNRQAQVMELAKENDVVLIVGSKSSANTKRLYEISKKINDRTYFVTNKDDIKLELIENAESIGISSGASTPDFIIKEIVSKIENF